Proteins from a single region of Flavobacterium sp. YJ01:
- a CDS encoding ABC-F family ATP-binding cassette domain-containing protein, whose protein sequence is MLTVNNLSVQFGKRILFDEVNTTFTHGNIYGVIGANGAGKSTFLKIISGDMDPTSGHIHLEPGKRMSVLNQNHNMFDEHTVLETVLMGNKVLYAVKKEMDELYLDYNDANADRIGELQVQFEEMNGWNADSDAASMLSNLGITEADHYTLMADMEGKMKVRVLLAQALFGNPDVLIMDEPTNDLDFETIAWLENFLANYENTVIVVSHDRHFLDAVCTHISDIDFGKINHYSGNYTFWYESSQLAAKQRAQQNKKAEEKKQELEEFIRRFSANVAKSKQATSRKKMISKLNISEIKPSSRRYPAIIFDQDREAGDQILNVENLSASVDGEVLFKDINLNMAKGDKIVLFSKDSRATTAFYEILNNEQKADSGNFDWGITTNQAYLPAENHDYFENDLSLVDWLRQYAKTEEERDEVFIRGFLGKMIFSGEEALKTSRVLSGGEKVRCMLSRMMMERANVLMLDEPTNHLDLESITAFNNSLKNFKGSVIFTTHDHEFAQTVGNRIVELTPNGVIDRYMTFDEYLDDEKIQEQRKKMYNL, encoded by the coding sequence ATGTTAACAGTCAATAATTTATCAGTTCAGTTTGGTAAAAGAATTTTATTTGACGAAGTAAATACTACGTTTACTCACGGAAATATTTACGGCGTTATTGGAGCCAATGGCGCTGGAAAATCTACATTCCTAAAAATTATTTCAGGCGATATGGACCCAACTTCTGGGCACATTCATTTAGAACCAGGAAAACGTATGTCGGTTTTAAACCAGAACCACAACATGTTCGACGAACATACTGTTTTAGAAACCGTTTTAATGGGGAATAAAGTTCTGTACGCTGTTAAAAAAGAAATGGATGAACTTTATTTGGATTACAACGATGCAAATGCAGACCGAATTGGAGAGCTTCAGGTTCAGTTTGAAGAAATGAACGGATGGAATGCTGATTCTGATGCTGCGTCAATGTTATCTAACTTAGGAATTACAGAAGCGGATCATTATACATTAATGGCAGATATGGAAGGAAAAATGAAAGTTCGTGTGCTTTTAGCGCAGGCACTTTTCGGAAATCCTGATGTGTTGATTATGGATGAGCCTACCAACGATTTGGATTTTGAGACAATCGCTTGGTTAGAAAACTTCTTGGCGAACTACGAAAATACTGTAATTGTGGTATCTCATGACCGTCACTTTTTAGATGCAGTTTGTACACATATTTCTGATATTGATTTCGGAAAAATCAATCATTACTCAGGAAACTATACGTTCTGGTACGAGTCTAGCCAATTAGCGGCAAAACAGCGTGCACAGCAAAACAAAAAAGCTGAAGAAAAGAAACAAGAGTTGGAAGAATTTATTCGTCGTTTTAGTGCAAACGTGGCGAAATCGAAACAAGCTACTTCTCGTAAAAAAATGATTTCGAAATTGAATATTTCTGAAATTAAGCCTTCTAGCCGTCGTTATCCTGCAATTATTTTTGATCAGGATCGTGAAGCTGGAGATCAAATTTTGAATGTAGAAAACCTATCTGCGTCTGTAGATGGAGAAGTTTTGTTTAAAGATATTAACTTGAATATGGCGAAAGGCGATAAAATCGTTCTTTTCTCAAAAGATTCACGTGCAACAACTGCTTTCTATGAAATCTTAAACAACGAACAAAAAGCTGATTCTGGAAACTTCGATTGGGGAATTACAACAAACCAAGCCTATTTGCCAGCTGAAAACCACGATTACTTTGAAAACGATTTGAGTTTAGTAGATTGGTTACGCCAATACGCTAAAACGGAAGAAGAGCGTGATGAAGTATTTATTAGAGGTTTCTTAGGGAAAATGATTTTCTCTGGAGAAGAAGCTCTTAAAACGTCTAGAGTTTTATCTGGAGGAGAAAAAGTACGTTGTATGTTGTCTAGAATGATGATGGAGCGTGCTAACGTTTTAATGTTAGACGAACCAACAAACCACTTAGATTTGGAGTCTATTACGGCTTTCAATAACTCATTGAAAAACTTTAAAGGTTCTGTAATCTTCACAACTCATGACCACGAGTTTGCTCAAACTGTTGGTAACAGAATCGTAGAGTTGACACCAAACGGAGTAATTGACCGTTACATGACATTTGACGAATATCTTGATGATGAAAAGATTCAGGAGCAAAGAAAGAAGATGTATAATCTTTAA
- a CDS encoding TlpA disulfide reductase family protein: MQKFFSLITLLFIFSISSAQNKFGNPEVDPTQIQKTYESWSAYQNKNIMLSRDFKALDFSSKEISKETFLDQLANGNFIPIRLKSETGIYVYKLFKILPKTDTSIKATINQIGFDAYKNYKMEGLAFPSFSFKDLDGNLVSNESMKGKIIVIKCWYIHCAPCIREFPQVNKLADDYKDRKDILFMSLAEDSAEQLKTFLARKPLSYSVIPDMKEYMNDSLQLNSFPTHFIVNKDGMISKVLPNFESLEVALAKESQL, encoded by the coding sequence ATGCAGAAATTCTTCAGTCTAATTACGCTTCTTTTTATTTTTTCTATCAGTTCAGCTCAGAATAAATTTGGAAATCCAGAAGTTGATCCTACTCAAATTCAGAAAACTTACGAATCATGGTCAGCTTATCAGAATAAAAATATAATGCTTTCTAGAGATTTTAAGGCGTTGGATTTTTCTTCAAAAGAAATTTCAAAAGAAACTTTTTTAGATCAGCTAGCAAACGGAAATTTTATTCCAATTCGATTGAAATCTGAAACTGGTATTTATGTATATAAATTATTTAAAATTCTACCAAAAACCGACACGAGTATAAAAGCAACAATTAATCAGATTGGTTTTGATGCTTACAAAAATTACAAAATGGAAGGACTGGCTTTTCCTTCATTTTCATTTAAAGATTTAGACGGAAATCTAGTTAGCAATGAATCTATGAAAGGAAAAATTATTGTAATTAAATGTTGGTATATTCATTGTGCTCCATGTATTAGAGAATTTCCTCAAGTCAATAAGTTAGCAGATGATTATAAAGACAGAAAAGATATTCTTTTTATGAGTTTAGCCGAAGATTCAGCAGAACAATTAAAAACATTTTTAGCCAGAAAACCCCTTTCATATTCAGTAATTCCAGACATGAAAGAATATATGAACGATTCTTTGCAATTGAATTCTTTTCCAACACATTTTATTGTAAACAAAGATGGAATGATTTCAAAAGTGCTTCCTAATTTTGAAAGTTTAGAAGTGGCGCTGGCTAAAGAAAGCCAGTTGTAA
- a CDS encoding class I SAM-dependent methyltransferase — MDKYQETFETWNKIANLYENKFMNLSLYDETYDFFCDILKQEQINIFEIGCGPGNITKYLLSKNPKLKITGIDIAPKMVELAKANNPSANFKVMDTRELSTLNQKFDAIMCGFCLPYLSEEDCSKLINDSEKILLNDGILYLSFVQGKPSESGFISGSTGDRTYFYYHSLEDISNQLLIHHFDVIKIFNVNYPKAENIEIHTIIIAKKKE, encoded by the coding sequence ATGGATAAATACCAAGAAACTTTTGAAACGTGGAATAAAATTGCCAATCTCTACGAAAATAAGTTTATGAATTTAAGCTTATACGATGAGACTTACGATTTCTTTTGTGATATTCTAAAACAGGAGCAAATAAACATATTTGAAATTGGTTGCGGGCCAGGAAACATTACAAAATATTTATTATCCAAAAATCCCAAGCTAAAAATTACAGGTATTGACATTGCACCAAAAATGGTTGAATTGGCAAAAGCAAATAATCCTTCTGCCAACTTTAAAGTAATGGATACAAGAGAACTTAGCACATTAAATCAAAAATTTGATGCCATTATGTGCGGCTTTTGCTTGCCTTATTTATCCGAAGAAGATTGTTCTAAACTAATAAATGATTCAGAAAAAATACTTTTAAACGATGGGATTTTATATTTAAGTTTTGTTCAGGGAAAACCTTCCGAATCTGGTTTTATTTCTGGAAGCACTGGAGATCGCACTTATTTTTATTATCATTCTTTAGAAGATATCAGCAATCAACTTTTAATTCATCATTTTGACGTAATTAAAATATTCAATGTAAATTATCCAAAAGCTGAAAATATAGAAATTCATACTATAATAATTGCTAAGAAAAAAGAATAG
- a CDS encoding DUF3592 domain-containing protein, whose amino-acid sequence MKAFSIFNYVFSIIGACLLAGAIYLYVEKQAFLEKAETAQGTVVEMIPKRSKDSTTYSPVVSFTTKSGQTITYTSSVSSNPPSYDIGENVQIFYDPTNPNDAEINGFFSLWLGVIILGFIGIVFFLIGSLGVLFRYRKNKKAQNLRETGKLISAKFTQVQLNTNQTLNGRNPFQILSQWQDPKTDELYVFKSESIWFDPTEFVKADTVRVFIDPENPKDYVMDISFLPVLKN is encoded by the coding sequence ATGAAAGCATTTTCAATTTTTAATTATGTATTCTCCATTATCGGAGCATGTCTATTAGCTGGAGCTATTTATCTTTATGTAGAAAAACAGGCCTTTCTCGAAAAAGCAGAAACAGCGCAAGGAACTGTTGTAGAAATGATTCCTAAAAGATCAAAAGATTCTACCACTTATAGTCCAGTAGTTTCTTTTACAACAAAATCGGGGCAAACTATTACTTATACTTCTTCCGTTAGCAGTAATCCACCGAGTTATGATATAGGAGAAAATGTTCAGATTTTTTATGATCCGACAAATCCAAATGATGCTGAAATTAACGGATTTTTCTCGTTATGGCTAGGAGTTATAATTCTTGGTTTTATCGGAATCGTTTTCTTTTTAATTGGTTCTTTGGGCGTTTTATTTCGTTATCGTAAAAATAAAAAAGCACAAAATTTACGTGAAACAGGAAAACTGATTTCAGCAAAATTTACACAAGTTCAGTTAAATACAAATCAAACATTAAACGGGCGAAATCCTTTTCAGATTTTAAGTCAATGGCAAGATCCGAAAACCGATGAATTATATGTTTTTAAAAGTGAAAGCATTTGGTTTGATCCTACAGAATTTGTAAAAGCTGATACTGTAAGAGTTTTTATTGATCCTGAGAATCCAAAAGATTATGTTATGGATATTTCTTTTCTGCCAGTTTTAAAAAATTAA
- a CDS encoding family 20 glycosylhydrolase, with protein MKYLFVLLFAGITAGAQVQKEQLNLMPWPQSVVVNEGNFALTKKFKVNITGNPNQRIFGGVTRFLRRLDGRAGIFFEQGFVTKLNEVPNAELQINCVKSGKIGLYEDESYHLDITSNKITLNASSDLGALHGLETLLQLLQNNSNSFYFPASKISDFPRFTWRGLMIDASRHFQPVDVIKRNIDALAAMKMNVFHWHLVDDQGWRIEMKKHPKFIELASDGMYYTQEEIKNIVKYADERGILIVPEIDVPGHGSAILTAYPEIGSKVITLTGGTSEKNIQGTAISTYGVERNAGIFSPTLDPSNPKTYQILSEVFDEVCPLFPGAYFHIGGDENEGKDWDANPKIQEFKKKHNLKTNHELQTYFTMQLAPMLKKHGKQLMGWEEILTKDLSKEAIVHSWRGPNEGMTAGQSLVDAVKKGYKTVLSNGYYIDLMYPVASHYLNDPMPKNANLNAEEKARILGGEATMWTELVTPETVDSRIWPRTAAIAERLWSAEDVVDVENMRKRLETVSFRLEELGITHIRNKDVILRNISNNQDIKALEEFSLVSEPLKGYTRNKGGTEYQMYSPFTLFADACGPDAKDALAFDAAVTQYLANKSADNKAKVAGFFNKWIAVHKDLTSLSANAPLVQPLLPLSKKLNDASQELLLVLDNKSTLKSDNLKKLVEDCNTKDHADVELAVYTSLKKLL; from the coding sequence ATGAAATATTTATTTGTACTATTATTTGCAGGGATAACTGCGGGTGCTCAAGTCCAGAAAGAGCAGCTAAATCTTATGCCTTGGCCTCAGAGTGTTGTTGTTAATGAAGGTAATTTTGCTTTAACCAAAAAATTTAAAGTCAATATTACAGGAAATCCGAATCAAAGAATTTTTGGCGGAGTAACTCGCTTTTTGCGTCGTTTAGATGGTAGAGCAGGTATATTTTTTGAACAAGGTTTTGTTACCAAATTAAACGAAGTTCCAAACGCAGAATTACAAATCAATTGTGTTAAAAGCGGTAAAATTGGTTTATACGAAGACGAAAGTTATCACTTAGATATTACTTCAAACAAAATTACTTTAAATGCATCAAGCGATTTAGGAGCTTTACACGGCTTGGAGACTTTGTTACAATTGCTTCAAAACAATTCAAATTCGTTTTATTTTCCAGCTTCAAAAATCTCAGATTTTCCAAGATTTACATGGAGAGGTTTAATGATTGATGCTTCAAGACATTTTCAGCCAGTTGATGTTATTAAAAGAAATATTGATGCATTGGCGGCAATGAAAATGAATGTTTTTCACTGGCATTTGGTTGATGATCAAGGTTGGAGAATCGAAATGAAAAAACATCCAAAGTTTATTGAATTAGCTTCGGATGGAATGTATTATACACAGGAAGAAATTAAAAATATCGTAAAATACGCTGATGAGCGCGGTATTTTAATTGTTCCAGAAATAGATGTTCCAGGTCACGGATCTGCAATTTTAACAGCTTATCCAGAAATTGGCAGTAAAGTAATTACGTTGACAGGAGGAACATCCGAAAAAAATATTCAAGGTACAGCAATCAGTACCTATGGAGTTGAAAGAAATGCTGGTATTTTCTCGCCAACATTAGATCCTTCAAATCCTAAAACATATCAAATTTTAAGTGAAGTTTTTGATGAGGTTTGTCCGTTATTTCCAGGTGCATATTTCCATATTGGAGGAGATGAAAACGAAGGAAAAGATTGGGATGCTAACCCTAAAATTCAAGAATTTAAAAAGAAACATAATCTAAAAACCAACCACGAATTACAAACCTATTTCACAATGCAATTGGCACCGATGTTAAAGAAACACGGAAAACAATTGATGGGTTGGGAAGAAATTCTAACGAAAGATCTTTCTAAAGAAGCCATTGTGCATTCTTGGAGAGGTCCAAATGAAGGAATGACTGCTGGACAATCTTTAGTAGATGCTGTTAAAAAAGGTTACAAAACAGTTTTATCAAACGGCTATTATATCGATTTGATGTACCCAGTTGCAAGTCATTATTTAAACGATCCAATGCCGAAAAATGCAAATTTAAATGCAGAAGAAAAAGCAAGAATTTTAGGTGGAGAAGCTACAATGTGGACAGAATTGGTTACTCCTGAGACAGTAGATTCTAGAATTTGGCCAAGAACTGCGGCAATTGCAGAAAGACTTTGGTCTGCAGAAGATGTTGTCGATGTTGAGAATATGCGCAAACGTTTAGAAACAGTTTCTTTCAGATTAGAAGAATTGGGAATCACTCATATTCGCAACAAAGATGTAATTCTTAGAAATATTTCAAACAATCAGGATATCAAAGCACTTGAAGAGTTTTCATTGGTAAGTGAACCTTTAAAAGGTTACACTCGTAACAAAGGCGGAACAGAATATCAAATGTACTCTCCATTTACTTTATTTGCAGATGCGTGTGGTCCAGATGCAAAAGACGCTTTAGCATTTGACGCGGCAGTTACTCAATATTTAGCAAATAAATCTGCGGATAATAAAGCAAAAGTGGCAGGATTTTTTAATAAATGGATCGCTGTACATAAAGATTTGACATCGTTAAGTGCCAATGCGCCTTTAGTACAGCCGCTATTGCCATTATCAAAAAAATTAAATGATGCATCACAAGAATTATTATTGGTTTTAGATAATAAATCGACTTTGAAATCTGATAATTTGAAAAAATTAGTGGAAGATTGTAATACAAAAGACCACGCAGATGTTGAATTAGCTGTTTATACAAGCTTGAAAAAATTATTGTAA